ACCAAGTCTTTTAAGAGGACCTAGAATTCAATTTACATGTTCCAAGTTTGATGCATACAATTTATACACTCCAACTTCAGGAAGTGTTAAAATAGTTCGTTATTTTTTATACAACCTAATTAAAGCTGCTTTTTGCTGTATCTAGTTTAAGGGTTAAGGGTCATAGGTTGTAGCCTTTTTCCTTTGAATGCACTTGTTCTCGCCTTTttcatatatgtatatgtataaaCATACGAATACATCAGCTAAGGTAATACTCACTGATTTTAGCATCCTTTAAATTCAtgtattaaaatagaataacaCAATAGCCTACCATTATTGCAGCCTGCCTATCTCGAGCTTTTGCCTTGCGTTTCTCACTTTCAGAAGCCAATGATGAGATACTTGAGTCCCTACTTGGAAAATATTCAGAAATATGACAGACAACTTCAGGGGCAAGTTTTTGTAACTTGGTCATGCATCCGTTGTCAATCTCAGCAAATTTCTTCAGTAAGCTTTCAATTAGAGTAAATAGACTACAACCACCTGCTTCTACAAAGTTGTCTACATTCTCCCTCCTATGCATTTCCATCAATAAAACAAGAAGTGTCAACAAGCTTTGTTCACCAAAAGAAGTCTGAATGAATTCTCCAGACAAGGCTATTATAGGAAGCTGTGCCACATCATGGCATGTATCCTCACTAGATTCCTTTTGCTGAAAACAGATATCTAATGATAGTGAAAGTAAATGTAGTGCAGGTAGAAGAACACTATCAGGAGCACGAGAATCAGATGATTTAAAAGTGGAAACAGCATAAAATATTGCTGCCCGGATGATATGTAGAACAACTTTGCAAGTGGCTATTCTAGCTATCCCCTTCAGGGGAGGATGAATTTTGGTCCACTGGGGCAATTGGGTGGTCAGTGCAGAGACATTGCAAAAGCGCAAGTATCTTTCTTCAGCAACTTGTAAATCCTTTGAATTCCAGCGTAGATGATACAAATCCAATTCTTTCCAAAATGTCCATCGCAATGAGTACATACcctaatataacaaataaaaatatcagtaCAATCAGGCTAATAAAagtgataatatttttacaaaagttaagcAAACCTGATTAAATCCAGATGGATTCGAATACACAGCTACTGCATCTAAGATGTCTTGAAGTTGTTCAAACTTGGAGAGATCACGGGGAAGAGACTTCACCAATTGACTATGTGTGGCATCACCAATGGACAACTTATAAATTAGTTCTCTTTTCAAACTTTCAGCAGTAGTTAGCCCACAAAAGCGTCGTTCCTTTATTATCTGAATAATAAGAGTAAGCATTTCCTGTACTAAAACAGGTTCATGTctgaaaataacaaaacactCATTAAAAAAGCTAAAGAAGTAAATCATCCAAAAGCATGGAAAAAGGGGAAAAATGCTAAGAATGAAGCATAAATCAGCAAATGTCCCTGTTTCCAAAAAGAACATAAAAGTTTACAACAGGTAAGAAACATATTCAGGTGAGATGGACACTCATCATTGTTTGACAGTTTCAACATATTACCAACTATGTATAAAGATCAAACTATTGATGAGAAAACATGTGACGAGTGGTGCATGACAATAGCAAGGAGGATACAACTAAAACACAATCATCAATAATTCCGGTTCTTAAGATTACCATCATTTGATCCTAATCAAACTCggataaaaacaattatagcTTATTAGGAATGGCAATGGGATGCGACAAGTGCAGGTTTGACTATCCCATTGCCATACCAAAAGGATatgaaatttttgtttcatgTCTATCCCCAATAGGTAACAGGTATACATATAACCGCTCCCTTGctatttcaaacattaattaaataatttttttacaaaaaataaaaccataGCAAAGGAAACTGTTATTTTCAAGGAtctaatgtaaaaagaaaacattttaagGGTTTAAAGAATTGAACACTTGAAATTGAGAGTCAAATATTctcatgtgaaaaaaataaacaataaatgaaGATATTAAAAGGAATAGAAATAATCAAATATGTGCCCAAAACTATTTGATTTAATGaatatgtatgcatgtttgtatatattcatatatataaatatatgaatatatatatatatatatatatatatatatatatatatatatatgtatgtgtatatgtatatatatatatatacacatacatatatatatatatatatgtatatatacatacacacatacatacatacatacatatatatatatatatatgtgtgtgtgtgtgtgtaatatatatatagacaccgatcatcttttttttttctcattcttcataattaaaattaattcttaacACAGTCAAGTGGGTTTGTGAATTGTCAATACTTCAAACCTTCGAAAGGCTTTGGAATTAAGGGGAGTATTGTATTTATAATGAGTATCCAACTAACAACTAAAGCTTTTAAGAGGGTTGGCCATTCACTATTTTGAACAATAAAATGAGAAGCAATTTGTTGAATTGGTTGTGATTGTACATGTAGCCATTTGATTCTGTTACTCAACTCACCTAATTTGctcaaataaaatttgaatacatAAAATTCCAAAGATAAGAAGGACAACAATGTCTGTAGACAACGTTCACACTCAGTTGTTATTGCATAAGAGGACAGGATATGGGTTTGACATTCCTGCAGCAATAAAAGCAAGAACTAAAATAGCTCCTAGTAAATGGGAAAACTcacttaatttgaattattatttgataattagCATAAATCCCAATGTATATGAATTGCATTACAATTGAGTGGTGGAAAATGTGTGGAGGGTGTGCACCACCACACTTGCCAAAGCTTGCTATTAAAGAtacttgaatttgaatgtgatgaAAAATCTGTTAGTTCCAAGCTCAGTTCCTCCAAAAACTTCACATGCACGGATCCTTCTCCATTAACCCCTTCACATGACTCCACTTCAAATTGGCCCGTTGCTCTTAAGAAAGGTATTCGATCTATTCATATTTCAtatcctatttataatttttcgaGTTATCATCATTTGTCTCcattatattctatttttttcttttatctgtcactgataggatataatgggtGCAGGAGAGAAGGAAAcagtttaggaattaattgttAGTTGGTTAGTTGCTTGGAGggcctttataagaaggcagGGAGGTCTTGTGTGAGGAGAGCTTTTTGATAATAGTTGTGTTGACAAGAAGTTGTTCCTGTGGAGGGAGAGTGCTCCCTTGAGAGTTGGGTGTTGTACAGTTTATTCTTGTTCATCAGAATAATATACTGTTTTTGTCCAGTATTTTGTTTGTGTGAGTGTTGTTTTGAGAGAAAGATAAACTTCTTGACCAAAGAAGTCTATCAGTCACCATTGTTCCTACAAATACATGAGGCACTTGACCATCATAATTGGCGACAAaccatgattgatgaaatgtAGGGCACTTGCAAGCAATGATACATTTACTATGTACGACCATATCATGATTGTTCTGTGTGGGAGAGGCTACTCTAAGTCACATCAAAGAGACGTTCAATGTCATTAGCAAACATATCATGATTGTTTTGTGTGGGAGAGGCTACTCTAAGTTACATCAAAGAGACGTTCAATGTCATTAGCAAACATATCATGATTGTTTTGTGTGGGAGAGGCTACTCTAAGTCACATCAAAGACATGTTCGGTGTCATTAGCAAAACTTTCAAGTGCCTTTTATCTTCATTCAGAATAGCGCTAACTTCCTTCTCCAAATGCTCATGGTAAACCTAACCAAGAAACCACAACTCAACAAACACAGAGACTGAGATAAGTAGTTATTCCAACTAAGTTTTGTCGTGGTAGTAGTCGGAGTAGTAGAAAAAGGagcataaataatataagagaaTGATAGTGAACCAAGTGAAGACATTGAAGGGTACAATTCTAATGGATGAGGAAGACACGATGATTTGGATCTTTAAGAGGTTGAACattcttattaatataaatattacgaTGTTGCATTTGTCTATTTGCACTTTTAATGTCTCTAGTTACTCGAGGCTTTATTTTTCGAGGGTTAAAGGAGCACTTTGTTTCCTTGGCCTTCTACAATATATCTGTTTTAAGAACTATGAGTTCTAATTAATGATGATTAGTGAATgaaatttagattatttttctattatacatacatacatatatattattaattattttctatccCATTTTTGGGGTCTTGTCACTTTGCTATGCTATCCTGAAATAACAACTACAAGTTTACAAGTTTCCTGAGTAAACAACTTTAAATGACGGTCTCAGAGAAGTACACAAAAATCCCAGTGGGTTCCAATTTCTATAGCAAGAATGCATTGCAATGCTTATAGGAGAGTAAATGAAGATGAGCAATAGGATCCAGCTTCCACAATTCCAAGCTTGAGGCGCTGAGTTTTAAGACAAGTGTATTATTAGGATtgttaagaaatgaactttGAGCCTAATTCAACTCTATAAAATCAGCTTATACGATGAGGTTTACACCTATTTATATGctctaaattggccttatctctagtggATGTGGAACTTTCAACATATCCCTCATgttgaggtatatacatcttgaGTGTGAGACAAGACAGCAATGGTTGGTTTGTTAGCAGCCCGATAGCAGATGGAACAATAgatccaacaaacaacaaatctcaCTAGAATAAGCTTAAACCCATGACTcagataccatgttaagaagtgaactataaatctaattcaaccccacaaaaccgacttaaAATCCTCTTCTTAACAAAGGTATATTAGGACCGTTTTAATATTAATGGGCTAGTTAATTAGTTAGGAATTGAGTAGTTAGTAAGATGTAAATacgtgaagaaggatagaataGAGGCAGAGTTGTTTGTTTGTATATTAATCATTAGCTCTTTGTAAATGGAGAAATCTTTTGTAAAAGGAGAAATGCTTTCTGAAAGGAGAAATCCTTTGTGAAAGGGGTATCCTTGGAAGAGAGACCGACATTTATAAATGATGGTAATTTAGATGAGTTCAACAAGATAGATGTAGTAAAGAAAGGCATCCCATACAAGGGCAACTAAATTCATGAGAGCATTTTTACATTCAGAGCTAGCATAAAAGGGCTGCAAAACAACAAAGGACTACTGACTAAAGTTACAGAGGGCCATAACAAAAAAGGGGGTCAATCCAGAAAAACATTATATTGTTTATGAACTTGCATACCATTAACTTCCAATACTACTGCAAATTTAAGGAtttcaaaataacaaacatGCATGATAAGTTTTCTTTGTTGCAAGAGACTACATACTCGCTAGATCGTTCAAGATTTAGAATTAAGTAGTTTGACAGCCCAAAGCGCTCCAGAATTCTACTGACGAAGAGATCTTCTGGAGCAAGTGCAGCACAACACTGAAGAAGAAATAGATCAAGCTCCAGACCTTGTTCAGACCTGTTGCTTGTcgaaataacaaaacaatataGTATAATGAAATGAATGAGTTTCAACCCTCataaagtatataataatacaagATGGACTTACCAGCGTACTGATCGATACAATTCACATGATAGCAAAGCAGCATCTCCATTTTTACGCCACATTCCAGCATGGACTTCAGCACAAAAGACCCTAATCCGCAATGGATGCTCCATTATATTGGCAGAGAAACCAAATGGATGGCTTCCTCGTAAAGCTTGCTCAAAGAAGTCATTGTAACTAGTTGACAATGAATTAGAAGGAGAAGCATGAGTCACGTCTGAGACTTCTGATTGacagaaatattttttcattgccTTTTGTAACAGCATGGAAAGCAATCTATGTAACGGAATGTGCACAGATATATCTTGTGAACTCACATCATAGACTATTTGTGGCCAATCGGGTAATGATAGAAAACGTGGACCATCTGATTCCACGAGAATATCTTCTTCCATGGCATTATCATCAGAACTAGAACGAGTACAGGTATTTTCCGAATCCATTTCACTATTTTCAGAACATTGCTTACCATGATCTTCACTTGTGCTGGCAAGCCTACCAAACGCATATTTACCCCTTCCAAACTTAGATATTGTTCTCTTAAATGCTGAAAAATTGCTATCGCAGGCACTACCACTGTTTGGAGATAATAAATTAGGAGGCACAGCATGAATATTCTCAACTCTCAACCAATTCTCAATAGCCCTTAAACACTCACATATCAACCCAGTGACAGCACGTGGAAGAGGCAGATTTGAAGATGCATCAGTTTTTATCTCACAAAGCTTTGGAGCAGCAAAGACACTACTCCGGCTCTTAACATTACATGCAGAGCTTTCCTCAGATCTCCTCCCTACCTTTGCATGCCTTACATTATCCCCATCATCTGAATCATTAATTTTAGAGTTCCAAGCAGTTTCACCATCTATTTCCCCCTTGCTAGCATCAGAAAATGCCCCATCCACCAATACAGAGTGAATATTGGCAATAGAATGCCCTAAAATAAAAGGGTAGTGGacattctcattttcttcttctatatgTTGACCCGTTTCTCTCTTTTGAGGATTCATCCCTTGTACAAAGGACAGAAGTCTCATCCATGTTCTCGAGATATCTTGCTGGTCATTGGTTACATATTTTGGCACTACCACATGGCTCATAACAAATCGAATATCTTCAACAGTACGTATTGTTGTCTCAAATATATTTGCCCACCTGGATACCTACAAAAATATCCTATATTTCTTTAATGAAATGTCACGAAAGAAGACTAGAAACATAATCTTGAAAAGTATACACACATTCATTAACATAAAATTCTTAACCAACTTCAATACCAGAacaacttcaaattttacagaAGGATGAAAACCAGACAGACATTCTTTATCCTGGCACATCTTGACATCATAACTACAAAATTGTAACAACTCATTACCTGTAAGCGTCCATCATCAGAGCAAGAAACGAAAATATTTTCAACGCATCCCAATAGCATGGTTAGTAGATTGGTTTCCTTCAAAAGGCGTGGGGTAAGGGTGGGCACTGTAAGTATCTGCACAGAGAAAATTGGTAGTAGTGGGTACTTCTTAAGAGGAAAGTCACTGGAGTCTTTTGTGGCCTCATTTATGACACTTGGATAGTAAGCGAGAAAAACTTTAGCAAAATCATACTTAAAACTTTGTTCTCCCAACAATTTCAGCAGTAGCTCATGGAGTTTCTTTACAACAACCTCAGTTAAGAACCTCTCAGCTCTCACCAGCATGCTAATTAAACCATCAGAAGAAAGCAACAATCTAGCAACAAAACTGAGCAAACTCTCACTGTGCTTGCAGAATTCTAGAAGCATATCAACCACAGCATAGGTTAGCTCATTTGCTGGCTGCTTTCTTTCAGTATATTCACTCGCCAATGTTAGCTTAACTCTCCAACAATTGAAAAGAGAACCGAGAACAGGATCAACAGAGCTTGCGAATTCCTTCGGAAGCGGTTGTATCTGTTCAGCACCCTGGTGCAATGAACAGAACCCCTCACGCTTCCATGCAGTCACATCCCCACAATCACAGCAACCACCACCCGTGTATATAACACAATAATCATGACCCTTGTGATCCCCTTTCTCAAAACATGGAACACAGATAGCACATGTTGGGTCGTGCTCACAAGTCCTACACCTGTAAGCTATATCGTTGTGGCCCCAAACAGCCCCACAGACACCCCTCTGCCCAACAGACATCTCGGAAAGCCTTCTCAGAGCACCACCGGGGTCACCCTCAAACATCAACCACTGCAACCACACCATGCTCTCATGAAACCTCTTTTTCATGATCACACCCGACATCTTTTTAGAAGTCAATCTAGATGCTTGAAAGGCATCAGCCACTTCTGCATCAGTAGGCAATATAACAGACACCAGCTCAGGTATCAAAGCCCTCTTATCCTTAACAAAAGCAATCAAACCAGGTTGGTCGAGCTGCTCCTCAGGAACACCAAACTGGGCAAGCCTCTGCAAACCGAGCCAaaaccacatatcaaacaccCAATTCAACAGTCTCTATCCATTAACCAAAAAAATCATCCAATCCAAAACCCAGAAATAGTTCAAAACAGCTAAGCCAATCCAATCAATTCTTTAGTCAAATGCAAGGAGAATCAAACAGTGACCAGGCCAACAAGAGTATGAATTTCTACAATAGTAAAAAAACGAGGTGAATCGTAGAAAAGGCGTTACCCGAACGACTCGATCGCGAGGTTTGAGGGGTTGGCAATCGGAGGGCGAATCGATTTCCATGTTATCGGCCATGAGGGAGCGCCAAAAGCGAAGGAGGCAACAGCACAAGGAGCGAGGATCGAACCCTGAACCTTCACTCCCcaggtttgattttttttcactttaataattCCGCAGCAAAACGAGAAATTGAACGGTGAGAAGAACGCAGAGACAATACGCGCCGGTTAAAACCCTAATGAAATTTCCAGAAAGCCCCAAATTTTTGTGCGCAACGAAATCCCATGAATCATTGTGATGACGATGACGCTGAATGCAGCAATTCACACTCGAACACTCTTCCCTCGTGTCTCGTGTCTCGTGTCTTCTTCGTATTACTCTGTCACATACATAATAAGGATTTATACGTAAACACCAACTTTAACTTATCTGTCACCCATATGATTAGTGATTAGATTTGTTTCTTGCTATTCTTTTATgtatagtttatatttattgcttaacttttttatttttattatctaaaacatgactataaaatattaagagtATTTTTACTGATTATAAtgcttaataaaattaaaaataatttataactattattttattcattttatattataatttttttattaaaagttatagatatttctattataaaattataacattctaaagatagtaaaaaaatatttgtatggTCACTTTTAggtataaaattcttttataatttctgTAACTTACAGCTATTTTTTGTGTCCACTTATTTTACCTCTTTTATCTTTGATatccttatatttatttaccagtttttagttttaattatttaaaaacaaaaagactacccgtaaaaactaaaaatgcttttattttataattataaaaattaataaaaaattcaaatattaactaactactttttttatgtattttagtataatttaactttttttattcgGAATgaaagacctcctgctactcttcaccacatgtgtcaatcttctttacttgagaatgaaagaccattagagttcaggataacccccaagactaagctccatgcattcattctaaacatacttgaaccTCACCAAGAAGTTCCACCTTAGTACTTTACTTTCAAACCATACTTGAAACCACATactttcactttgaatcacaacacATAACCTGGATAATCATAAATACTATACATCATTCACaataaatcaaaacataacTCCACAATATCAAGAAACAAGGATGGAAAGAACAAAGAAGCAAATCATGGACTAGTCGCTCAACGACCAAGCTCGTTGGGCGAGCCCAGAGTTTCCTCGCTCAGCGACCtaactcgttgtgcgaataaaCAGACAATGGTCCAGACCCCTCAGTCTCTCGCTCAGCGACCCAGCTCACTCTACGAATAAATTGACAATGGTCCATACCCCATGACCACTCGCTCAACGACCTGGCTCGTTGTGCGAATAACCAAAAAATGGTCAAGACCCCTCAGTCTCTCGCTCAGTGACccaactcgctatgcgaataaacTGACAGTGGTTTAGACCTTTAGCCTCTCGCTAAGCGACTCCACTCGCTCAGCGAGTCTACATAATTTTGTAGCACGAAAATTGCAGAATTTGCACCCTAAACTACTCTTGACCAAATTGTTATATTTTCCTAACTTCTAACCCTCCTAGATCGTGTTATACACTCAATTATACCTAAACAATTGTATCTAGACCATCCTAAACTCCTTTTCAATAAGTGGCTACAAGATTACAACTCAAAACTTACAAAGAGACTCAAATTCAATTCTACCATTTGTGGCACAATTTCAAGCAACTTAGGGACTCCAACAAGTCCCATGTGACTTATCAAGACTTCTCAAACTGACCCTTTAGCATAAAACTCTCAACTCAATTTTTCACTAGTCCACTTCCTCAAAAGTTGGTTCTAAACTAATGTAAACTATTCCTACTCATCACCATACATTCTTATCACAAATTACTCTCATTCTAGGGACTTGAACAATTCACAAACACCTCTTAACTGACCACAATTACATCAAACCAGATTTCTACTCTTTTCTCACAATTGAACTACGCATGACTTCATTTCTCCTTCCAATACCCTACAAAGACTTCTAAGTTTTAACATTTATTCAATACAACCTACCACACATATTCCAAACAgaattgtaatataataatatccAATTACAGACAATTCATCATTCGATACACTTCACCATATCAGTTTATATCCACATACTCAAAATATACCCAATTAATCAAGCTACATCTCACCTAAAAACAGAACATTTATTCAACAGCTCATTATTCAAAGAATCTTCAAACATGCACAAATAACCAACAATTAAAGAAAACTCTAGCTTCCCTTAGCTCTAGAAAACGTTTGCAGTTCAAGAAATCCCCAACCTTTGCTTCCTCCACAAGGGaatctctaaaaaaaacctACAAATCACTGATTGACGATTGGAGACAAACCCTAGAACCTAAATTAAATCAGTAATTGAAGAAGGAAGATACTTGACACATGcaaacatatttcttttgcatGATCAAGGATCAAGAAACACCAAGAAAAATGGatgaaaacttacttgctccAAACACCAAATTGATCGGATAGAAAAGTAGACATTGACGTCGTGATTGTCTAGgaacctcctgatcgtcaaatagATGACTTGAGATCAAGAACAATTAGAGAGAAGTGAGAACGAATGAAGAGAAcatgttttagagagataaagTGTTTTTAAAGTAATGAGACGAGTGTAGAAAATTCtatttacattataaatattttataataaaatattcgatctcattattttaatatgccTACCAACTCTAATACtatattttctaggttcttacacaaataatgattttaattttaaaaaattattaaatttaaaaaacagttaaatgaaaaaatgattaaatttaaaaataaacttgataaaataattattttaatttaaaagaatggtcatttaagaaatataatatatatatatatatatatatataaatattatttcgtATAATGGTAtagatataaaagaatattcatttaagaaatataataaaaaatatataaaaaaattcttttatataatgatataaataatattataaatatttatatacaaaattaattttatgcataatttttttattattccacttataaaataataataaagatgacTATTTCAATCCTTTACCATTTATTTTTAGtaactttattaaatatttttagattagattATTAAAATGACATTCTCAATAaggaaaatattaataattaaaaaccatgtaatataattttataatttattttttatatttatatttataagattgaaATTCCATTTAAatagattaatattttatttatatttatactttgtATAAGAAACcattttataagtttaaagAAGGAAAGCTAAGTTAAGtgtagaataaatattttaatatataaaacttcTAAAGGGTTATATATAGTATAAAGtcaatttatcttttactttttaaaaatataaaactctttagtttttttttatttaagttgtttCTTATAATTGGAAAGACATTCATTAGAATTTGTTAAAGTAATACATATGTTGTTAATTTGGTCTCgttcatatatacatatatatatatatatatatatatatatatgtgtggaGGTTTTATTTTTGAAAGGAATTTAGttcaattcttattttataaaagagaCTTAAagtgattattttcttttaaattgatattaacgTTGTTTAGAAGTGGTAGGTGTCAAAATCTAAGTTTGTCATGGGTTAAAATTTGGGTCATTCTTTACTTCAAAAGGTACTACAAATCAAAAGGATTCTAGGATAGAAGATGATCTAGATTTTTATATATCACAAACATATATTTTGACACATAACATTTTTGTACTGTATTAATGTCAATCTAACCCAACATcgaatttttttcaataaaataggAACTCAATTGAAACataattgaaacaaaaacaaatcaaat
This sequence is a window from Vigna angularis cultivar LongXiaoDou No.4 chromosome 2, ASM1680809v1, whole genome shotgun sequence. Protein-coding genes within it:
- the LOC108328857 gene encoding E3 ubiquitin-protein ligase PRT6 isoform X1 → MADNMEIDSPSDCQPLKPRDRVVRRLAQFGVPEEQLDQPGLIAFVKDKRALIPELVSVILPTDAEVADAFQASRLTSKKMSGVIMKKRFHESMVWLQWLMFEGDPGGALRRLSEMSVGQRGVCGAVWGHNDIAYRCRTCEHDPTCAICVPCFEKGDHKGHDYCVIYTGGGCCDCGDVTAWKREGFCSLHQGAEQIQPLPKEFASSVDPVLGSLFNCWRVKLTLASEYTERKQPANELTYAVVDMLLEFCKHSESLLSFVARLLLSSDGLISMLVRAERFLTEVVVKKLHELLLKLLGEQSFKYDFAKVFLAYYPSVINEATKDSSDFPLKKYPLLPIFSVQILTVPTLTPRLLKETNLLTMLLGCVENIFVSCSDDGRLQVSRWANIFETTIRTVEDIRFVMSHVVVPKYVTNDQQDISRTWMRLLSFVQGMNPQKRETGQHIEEENENVHYPFILGHSIANIHSVLVDGAFSDASKGEIDGETAWNSKINDSDDGDNVRHAKVGRRSEESSACNVKSRSSVFAAPKLCEIKTDASSNLPLPRAVTGLICECLRAIENWLRVENIHAVPPNLLSPNSGSACDSNFSAFKRTISKFGRGKYAFGRLASTSEDHGKQCSENSEMDSENTCTRSSSDDNAMEEDILVESDGPRFLSLPDWPQIVYDVSSQDISVHIPLHRLLSMLLQKAMKKYFCQSEVSDVTHASPSNSLSTSYNDFFEQALRGSHPFGFSANIMEHPLRIRVFCAEVHAGMWRKNGDAALLSCELYRSVRCNRSEQGLELDLFLLQCCAALAPEDLFVSRILERFGLSNYLILNLERSSEHEPVLVQEMLTLIIQIIKERRFCGLTTAESLKRELIYKLSIGDATHSQLVKSLPRDLSKFEQLQDILDAVAVYSNPSGFNQGMYSLRWTFWKELDLYHLRWNSKDLQVAEERYLRFCNVSALTTQLPQWTKIHPPLKGIARIATCKVVLHIIRAAIFYAVSTFKSSDSRAPDSVLLPALHLLSLSLDICFQQKESSEDTCHDVAQLPIIALSGEFIQTSFGEQSLLTLLVLLMEMHRRENVDNFVEAGGCSLFTLIESLLKKFAEIDNGCMTKLQKLAPEVVCHISEYFPSRDSSISSLASESEKRKAKARDRQAAIMEKMRVQQTKFLASIDTTTNDGSQLGHEGDLESEQDSEESDTKQVVCSLCHDHNSELPISFLVLLQKSRLVSSVNRGPPSWEKLCQSDKEHTPVINTNEPNTSTMNWNTVSSGTTSSSHLNQLVQIAAEEVSSSGKPGEVLTFLQYVKNKYPALVNFQLPDTYDEKEKAPYSFETLEQCMYLSIYDEMRLPLSSNLMNMDDRASTAGENSNIIIETGSVLIGKYTADLVLEMSEISSMSEITSNESASVESTSQHPTYDEFGPIDCDGVHLSSCGHAVHQGCLDRYLSSLRERSVRRIVFEGGHIVDPDQGEFLCPVCRRLANCVLPTLPGELKKPLKQSIILSTGSINTAPPLAESSELTYSLRLQSGLKLLQSAATAVGKLKFLNSIPLHHIDRTRTNLENFLRVLSKMYSPCKEEKLSRFSRINHSMLMWDTLKYSLTSMEIAARCGKTSFTPNYALSALYEELKSSSGFILSLMFKLVQNTRSKNSLHVLQRFKGVQLFAESICAGVSPSYGNSDNSGMGDMLSILKHIEMDLSNTDSFWRQASDPVLAHDPFSTLMWVLFCLPQPFLSCEESLLSLVHVFYTVSVTQAIIIYHEKSKHKSSRDSDLSGCLITDIYKVMNESANASQYIVSNYFDPSVDIKDAIRRFTFPYLRRCALLWKILYSFIPPPFCDEENILDRPWSVPQDTMGNANIEMFEVTKIHELENMFKIPSLDVVLKDELSRTTVSNWCRHFCKEFESGRIQQNMHVTPAVPFKLMRLPNIYQDLLQRCFRQRCLACKSVLEDPALCLLCGRLCSPSWKSCCRESGCQSHAVTCGAGTGVFLLIRRTTILLQRSARQAPWPSLYLDAFGEEDFEMSRGKPLYLKEERYAALTYMVASHGLDRSSKVLGQTTIGSFFLV